Genomic DNA from Bosea sp. Tri-49:
AAAGGCGGCTCTGCCAGGCTCAAGCCGTTATGGCGCGAGGTTAACCCCAGCGCCCGCGCCAGGCGTCCTGGCCCCGCGCAGAGGTATGCGCTAGTGCCACGTCGCGCGATCATCCGCTCCACCCCCTGTTCTGGCGCCAGCGCCCTGATCAGCACCGCACCGTAATCAGCTGCGACGACGTTAAAACACCAGTGCAAGCCATATGACCGATAAACATAGGCACGCCAGGGCGGGCCGAACATCACCCTGTTGGCCTGCGTCGGGCCCCGAAAGCTGTGCGAGGCCGGATCGCTGCTCAGATAAGCCTCGGTCTCGACGATCGTTCCGCCAACACCGTCGACGAGAAGCACAGCTCCAATCAGATGTGGCGCCAGTTCGAGTGCGTCCAAATCAACCGCAAGGAATGCCATGTTGTCCAACTCCGCCGCAGGCCTGCATGGTGGCGAAGGAACGATCATGCAAAAAGGAGAATCTAGGCTCGGTCGCCCAATTTTCGACCAGGGGCGTAACAGAGACGGGAATCTGCACGACGATGATGACAATTGCGGATCGGGCGCGCGATTGGGCGATCTGGCTGACGCGATTTGCCAGCGTTACGGGAACGCAGGGCGAGCGTGATTTGCCAGCAGCGCTGGCGGAGAGATTGCGAGCCTCCCTCCTCTGGCGAGGTTGCGAGGTGTGGCTAATCCCGGCACCGGATGACGTGCTCGGCCGCAGCTGCCTTGCGGTACTCGCTCGTGGCAAGGGAGACAAAGCCCTATTGTTAACCGGGCACTTTGATACTGTGCCCGTCGACGATTATGGCGAGCTGCGCGAGCTTGCGACCGACCCAGAGCCGCTGCGGGAGGCGCTGCTTCGGCAGCTTCGATCGCCGGCGACGCCGGCAGAGGAACTTGCAAAACGCGATCTCGAAAGCGGCCTTTTTCTGCCTGGGCGCGGGCTCCTCGATATGAAGGCGGGCCTCGCTGCCGGACTGGCCGCGATCGAAGAATTCTTGCAAAGCTCCGAGCGGCTGGGAAATTTGCTTTTTGTCGCCGTACCGGACGAAGAGGTGAATTCGGTCGGCGCGCGCGCGCTGGCAACGGCGATGCCGCAGATCGTGCAGGAGCGCGGCATTCGCCTCGTCGGCGCGATCAACCTCGATTGCATAGGCGATAGGGGAGACGGGACACTGGGTCGCTCCGTGGCGCTCGGCAGCGTTGGCAAGCTCCTGCCGACGGCGCTGGTAATCGGGCAACCGACCCATGCCAGCCACCCGCTACAGGGGATCAACGCAGCAGCGATCGCCGGGGCGATCGCGTCGCGCCTGGAATGGGCGACGGAGTTGACTGACAGACCGGACGGCGAGCCTGGCATTCCACCGACGCTGCTCAGCCTCAAGGACAGCAAGCGTCATTACGACGTCACGACACCCGATGCTTGCTTCGCGAGCTGGAATATCCTGACCATGGGCCGCGCCGCGGCCGACGTGCTTGGCGCCTTCGAGGACCTGATCAGGGATGCCGTGGCGGCTTTTGCCCGAACCCTCGCCGAACGGCAGGCTTTCGCGACGACAACCAATTCGACGCCGCAGGACATTCCGATCTTCCGGGCCTCGGCGGTCGTCGCAGAAGCTAGCCGCGATCCTTCGAACGCTGATGGTCTGAAGCAGATGGCACGGCAGCTGTCATGCGATGGGCTCTCGCTGCCGGACCAGAACGAAAAACTAACGTTTAGAGCTTGGCAGCTCGCCGGCCGTAGCGGGCCGGCGGTGGTCATCGGCTTCGGCTCGCTGCCCTATCCGCATGTCGAGATGGACCAAAGCGACCAGGCCCAGGCAATGTTCGCGGCCATCGAGGTCGCGCGCGCTCAAACGATGGCGACCCGTGATACAGTGGTCGGATTGTGTCGGCATTTTCCCGGGATATCGGACATGAGTTTTCTCGGGCAGGCCGATACGCAGAGCCTTGGTCTCATCGCTGAAAACACGCCCGCCTGGGACAGTGGCGTGCGTTGGTCGGGCGCGGTGATCGGCGTTCCCACGGTAAACATCGGGCCCTGGGGCCGCGATTATCATACGGCGCTGGAGCGGGTGGAGACCAGATACGCTTTCGATCTTTTGCCGCGCCTTTTGCTGGACGTGGCGCGAGCGCGGTTCAGGACGATCACCCCGGACCCCGGCGCGGTGACCACAAAGTTTGCCGGTCGCCACTGGTCGGTATGACATGAACGGTCGCCCTGCTTTCGTTGGTGCGTCCCATCCGCGCGGCAGGCTGGTTTATGGTGGCCGCTGGGGGAGACTCGCCGGCGGCACCGCAGGCGCCCTGGTCGATGCTGGCGTGCCGGAAGCGGATGCCAACCGGCAAGCTCAGGATCTGACCGACGGTTCATCCCTTGTCGCCGTGCAAGTGGAACCGCAGGAGACGTCTTCCGTCGAACCGACCATGGATGCCGGGTTGCCGATCGCAGGTGCTGAGCCCAAATCGGGCACGCCAGCGGACGAAAGAGGGGCCAAGGTTCTGTAGCTTTGTCGGCCATCGTTCCTGATCAGATCGTATGCCGTCTTTATGGCGCTTAACTCAGGTTAATGCGCCAAATTCCGAACCGGGGTTGATTTCGATACCGATGCATGGAGCCTCTCATGGAAGCCGCGCTCGGGGGGAAAGAGACGTCACCGTGTTTATTGCCCGATTCGGGTGAGCAGCTGTCCGGCGCCGGCGAACTCGTCTGTCTGAACAAGGGGAGCTCGCTGCGGGACGAAGCCATTTATTTTCCGCTCGACTCGGCCGTTTCCTTGACGATGGTTCGCGGGCAGGCGCGCATTCCTGTGGGAATTGCGCGACGAGGAGATGTGGTTGGCGTCCACCAAGTCCTCTTGCCGAGCTTTCCTGTGCTAGATGCGGTCGTGCTCAGAAGCGGCAATGCGGTTCGCCTTGGTCTTGGATCATTGTCGCGTGCCTTGGCACGAGATCGCAGCCTTTACGACCGGTTGCTGCAATACGCTTATCGGACGTCTGCCGACTTCCTGTCAGAAGCGGGTGCGAGCCTCGCCCTGTCGCTGGAGAAGCGTGTCGCGCGCTGGCTCGCCAGCTGTTGCGATGCCCTGGGCAGCGAAGCACTTTCTGTCACACATCATGATCTCGCGGAGTTCCTTGGTGTCCGGCGCTCAGGTGTGACAGTCGCAATGCACGTTCTGGAAGGTGATCATGTCATCCGATCGAGCCGGGGCAAAGTTCAAATCCTTGATCGTCAGGCGCTCTCCCGGTTCGGAGGTGCGTTCATTCCGCGGCGTGCCCAGGCGTCCTGACGAAGAGCAGCCGCGCATATCCATGGGGTCGGGCTTGCCGTTCCCTTTGCTCTTTGACAAGAATGCCCCGGAGATTCGATTATCCGCACGAAGAACGTCAGGCTGAACGACCAAAGCCTCCCCAGCGTCCTGGCCGCGCGCCCACATTAATCCATGTTAATGCGCAGCTGCCAGCTGCATCCGACATGGACGCCATGCCATTCTCATCCCTTAGCGACCCCATTGAAATTGCTCGAGCCCAGGCGGCCCTGGATCAGGCCTGGAGCGAAATCGAGCGACTCGGCGTAACCTTCCACGGCGCGCCAGAAGGCGAGCGCGCCCGAGCGGCGCAGATCGTGGCGGGTCTCATGTCTCAGTCAGTCTCAGACGAGGAGCTGGTTCGACGCGTAGTGACCCGCTTCATCGACCTGCGTGGCTGAAGTCAGTCGCCGCCGCTCACCCGCGCTGCGAAATGCCGGCAGCCAGCGCATTCCGGTAATCTGAAAGTTTTCGTCGGGCTAGGCTTGGATGCCACCTGACGTAAGAGGCTCCGTTGCGTCGTGCGGGCACACCGAATGGGCCGCCCGGAACAGGGGTGAGCAGCTGGGCGTTTGCCGCGAGCATCTTCGATGAATTGCGTTGGCCGTTGCCCACGCCTGGATGAGGCCTGGCTATGAGCAAGCGAGCGAAACGCGTGTGTCAGCCACAGCCGGCGGCGATCCGCATCGGTGTGTCTGGGTGGACGTATTCGCCCTGGCGCGGACACTTCTATCCGAAAGGACTGGTGCAGAAAAACGAGCTTGCCTTCGCGGCTCGGCAGTTTCCGACCTTGGAGATCAACGGCACGTTCTACGGGCTTCAAAAACCGGGTGCCTTCGCGCGCTGGGCGCAGGCGGCGCCCGACGGGTTCGTCTTCGCCATCAAGGGATCGCGCTACATCACGCATATGCGCCGGCTTAGGGACATCGAAACGCCGCTCGCCAACTTCCTTGCGTCCGGCCTACTCCAGCTTGGGTCAAAGCTGGGCCCGCTGCTCTGGCAGTTTCCGCCGAATTTCCGCTTCGACTCAGCCTTGATGGAAGATTTCCTCGCATTGCTTCCGCAGGACACACAGGCGGCAGCTGCCCTGGCGGGACGCCATGACGAGCGACTGGCAGGTCGAGCTTGGCTGCGGGCGGGCGCGAATCAGCCGGTGCGGCACGCGATCGAGATTCGTCATGACAGTTTTCGCGACCCAATTTTCATCGACCTGCTGCGTCATTACGGGGTAGCGCTGGTTTGCGCCGACACGGTCGAGTGGCCCCGGCTGATGGATCTGACCGGCGATTTCGTCTATTGCCGGCTGCACGGCTCGGCAGAACTCTATCGCTCGCGCTACGAGAAGGCGGAACTGGAACGTTGGGCGGCGCGCTTTCAAGCCTGGGCGAGCGGAGAGCCAATGCGCGACGGCGAGTTTGTCGGCGACGCCGATGCAAGCCCCTCTCAGCCTCGAGATGTCTTCGTATTCTTTGACAATACTGACAAACGCCATGCACCGGGCGATGCCGCGACATTGATGCGGGTGCTGAAGCTGGCTTGGAATCCCGAAGGGGACAAGCAGGCCGCTGCGATTGAAGGCGTCACCCGCGCTGAGCCGATGGCAACGTATGCAGATTCCCACTCAACTACGAAATAGGCAGCTGATTCGGCTAGGGACGGGCATCTACTACGGCGGAGCGTGCCCAGGCAAGCCGCCGTCATGAGACGCGGTGCCTATTAGGTTCCTCGACCAGGCTCATAGATGGTCCATCCAGTCTCTTACAATGGTTGCGCGCGCAAATCGAAGCGAGCGCTGCCGCCGCTGCAACGGCCGGTTGGTCGCGCGGCTCCCTTCGCTACGTTCCCGCAGGCTGTTGGCGGCAAGAAGTAAGATGGACGGGCTCCATCCAGTCCGTAAACGCCTCGCCTTGTCCGCCTCGCCCCAAGGTCCTTATTGCATTCGAGCGTGGCGGATTACCGGCTGAGCTGTACCAGGCGCAAATCCAGCAGACTCATGAGACAGACAGGAGCACGATAATATTTGACAACAGCGGCTTTGCCATCGACCGGTGCTCGACTGAGACGACGGAGTAGCGCGGTCGAATCGAAAGCGACAAGCAGCTCGCGGTCGCAGGCCGCGCGTTGCTGCCTGAGGCCGCACAGGCGCACCGTGTCTAAAGGCTTTGCGCCACACTGAGGCCTATGACATCTTGCGTCCTGATGAGGCTTTGTCGGAATAGCTGCCTTGTTCAGCTCGTCTATCATCGCCGTCTGCAGGTAACGGCTTGTCCCCGTCCTGCTTCCGAGCCTCCTGCTTTTTCGGCGAGGTTGCGGTTGTTGTGTCGCGCCGAGTACGCTTGGTAGGATTGGCCATATCGTTCCTCCGGTGTCGGAGAGAGCGGCGCTCCGGATCCGTGGAATGCCGTTCGGGATGGAACCATAAGCAAGGCGTGCGAACAGTAACACAAAGTTGGACCAAGGGTTCCTGGCAATACGGCTCGGTTCCTCGCTCGTAGACGGCGCCGAAGTCCGCGTGTGCCATGCCGGCCTCGGGGCGCCCTTCCGTCCTCGCTCAGAGCAAAATACCGTGGTCAATCGAGGGCAGGCGGTGCTTTCCGCGTAAAGATCCGGCGTCGCGCCCGGACGAGGTAACCCGTGGGTCGAATCGACCTCCAACGCAATGGAGCCAAAGAGAGGCGCCGTCGGCCTCCGTGCTCCGCCGGCGGGACCTCGTGATCGACGTCAAGCTGGCCGGTTGGCGGCGGTTACCGGGCAGGATGCGGCGCCCGACATCGGCTGTCCGCGTTGTGACGCCGGTCAGCCTTCGTGCGGGGTCAGCTGCCGCCCGCAGGGATAAACCAATCATAGTTCTACCGAATGCGAGTGACGTGCCCCATTTTGCGCCCCGGGCGGGTTTCGCGTTTACCGTATAGATGTAGGTGAGAATTGGGCTCAAGAAGAATTTCTAGCCATTTGTCCGCTGCATCACCGACAATGTTCTCCATCTCGATCGCTCCTCGCCTGCCAACCGAACCCAGCGGCAACCCGCATATTGCCCTGACGTGTTGCTGGAACTGGGAGGTCTCGGCGCCATCACTCGTCCAGTGAGCGGAATTGTGGATGCGCGGCGCGATCTCATTAATTATTATATTTTCGTTGGTTTCGTCGCCAATCACGAACATCTCAACTGCCAGAACTCCGACATAGTCCATGGCTTCTGCGATTTGCTTTGCAGCCAAAGTTGCTATGTCGCGAGTTGTTGGAAGAACGTTGGCTGGAACCCGTGTTGTTGCCAAGATATGATCACGATGCGAATTTTCACATACATCGAAGGGTTTGAAATTCCCGTCCGCCGTCCTAGCGCCTACGACCGAGATCTCTTTCGTGAATGACACATGGGCTTCGAGCACAGCTGACGCGCCGGAAATTTGATCGAGCGCCTCGCCCAACCCGGCTTCGCTAGTAATCTTTACCTGCCCTTTGCCATCATATCCGAAGCGACGTGTCTTCAGAATGCATGGGGTGCCGAGCCTTTGCACGCCGCGAACAAGGTCTTCCAGCGTGTCTACCTTCAGCGACTGGCAGGCCCAGCTGTGTGACGAAGTTCTTTTCGAGCAAGCGATCTTGGGTGGTTTTCAGCGCATTTGCGTTGGGGTGCAAGGGACGCAGGGCGGCTAGAATCGTCGCCGTCGCCGCAGGAACATTCTCAAACTCGTAAGTCACGAGATCGACGTTCCTTGCAAACTTCACAAGTCCAAGCTGGTCGTCGTAATTCGCCACCGTTACTTGCACAGCGACATCCCCGGCTGGGCTGTGCGCCTCAGGCGTGAAGATGTGACAGCTTATGGCAAGCTCCGCGGCGGAGAGAGCAATCATGCGTGCAAGCTGACCCCCGCCCAAAATGCCCAGTCTGCTCCCTGGGCCGAAAGTGTGCGGCGCCTGCTGCATTCTATGTCCCTCCATCACAACGCGTCGCCGAGATGCCCCAGTTTATTGGCTCAGGCAAGGCTCGCGTGGTGCTCGAGACTAGTGATCAGACACTCGGTAGTCGTCCAGCACTACCCTGAAAATCAATTGCGTCGATTGCATCGCAACTATTCATCCCGAGCGCTTGAAGCTGTCATGTTCATTGCCTCGAGATAGCTTGCCGCTCGACATGGCAATCACGCCCGCTATCATGCCTCGTCCACGCGTGTCGTCGATCCCATCGCGCTCTTTGGTCCCGGGCCAGGCTATTGCTTGCGGTCGGCGACGTCGGCCCCGCGTAGCCCGATGGGGGCCGGCGGGCCTCGCGTCGTGTCCCTATCCGTTTGCCGTTCCGATTCGGCGTTCAGTTCGGCACCGACAAGGATGATGGTCGCCGAAATCCACATCCACATCATCAGTCCGATCGCGGCGCCGACCGTGCCGTAGGTTTTGTCGTAATTCTCGAAATTCGCGACGTACCAGGAGAAGCTGATCGACGCGGAAATCCAGACAAGGACGGCGACGATCGCGCCAGGACTGACCCAACGCCATTGCGCCTGATCGCGGCTCGGGCCGAAACGGTAAAGCACTGACAGACCGGCCGCGAGTACGACGATCAGCATGGGCCAGCGGCCAACCTGGATGATCGGTTCGGCCACCGGCCCGAGATAGAGCCACTCGAGCAGCAGCGGGACGGCGATGACCGCGAAACCGCCGACGAGGGCAAAAATCAGCACGCCCGCTGTAAAAGCGAGTGAAATGAGATTGAGCGCCACGAAGCCGCGTTTCTCATCCTCGCCATAGGCAACGTTCAAGGCATCGAACACGGCCTTCATCCCCGCATTTGCACTCCAAATCGATAGAGCAAGGCTGATGATGAGGGACATCCCAAGCTTACCTTCGCCCTGACTGCTGAGCTTCAGCGACTGTTCCCGGAGGAGTTCGTAGGCATCCGCCGGCATAATCGTCGCCAAGATCGATAGGTGCTCCACGACGGTTTCGGGCGAAGCGATCAAGCCATAGAGGCTGATGAAGGCGGCAAGCGCAGGAAACACCGCCAGCAGACCATAGAAGGTCACCCCCGCTGCGACTGCGAGAACGCGGTCGCGGTCTACTTCATAGTATGTCCGCTTTGCGATCTCGTACCATCCCGCCGGCGGGATCTGGGTGGGAGAGACCGCATCTTCGCCATTGCGGGACCTGAGCGGGCGTTCGCCTTTCTCTCTTTGCTCGCGTTTGGAGCTGCCCCCAACCAGACCGGGAACGAGGAGCAGTGCCAAAGCAGCACCAAGACCAATAAAGCCGAGATCTCTGGCAGCGTCACGCAGGCTAATGTCGAGCTGCCGGGCGCTCAGACGCTTCCGGACTGAACCTGCTTGTTTTTCGGCTTTGTTCATAACGACCGTCAGGGGAGAGCCCAAGGCGGCAACGCTTGCCGAAGGCCGTGGTTCCGCGTCTGGAGCTCAATATTTGTAGCTAAACAGTCGGTTTTTCACGTGGAACCCATTCTGGCCCGCCCCGTTCTTTGGAGGTGCCAAGATCGAGGGTGATGTGCAAAACGACTCAGCTCAAACGCCACGGATTTACTATCTGCACCCAACTCTCGGTGGCGGGCCTGAGACCTGGCAGAGGCATCTGGAGCGCGTCCAGGCGCTAGGTTTTACCCACGTGCTTCTGGCGTGGCCGTTCTCGGCCTCGGACAATCTGTTCCTTACCCATGACATCGAATCGATCGCCGGCCTGCCTGCGTCCCACGTGCTGGCCGAATTCGCGGCGCAATCTCGCGCCCTCGGCCTGCGGTTGTGGATTGACCTTGCAATCGAGCGGGCGGACGGCAACGGGCCGCTCGTCGCAGAGCAGGAGACTTGGTGGGGCAGGGCCCAGGCAACCAGCCTCGATCCGAGGACAATCCACCGCCAGCATGAGCGGGTAGCGCGGTTTGGCGATGATGCGGCCCGCCCGCGGTTGATCTCCTTCTGGCAGGAGCGACTGCTGCGGTGGCAGGAGGCTGGCATCGACGGCGTCCGCTGCCACGGCGCGGTTGATCTGGCGCTCGAAATCTGGCGAGACATCCTCCTGCCGGCGAAGGAACGGCAGCCGTCATTCGGCGCGTTCGGCTGGATGCCGGGGCGGCAGCGACAAGCCTTGATCCATGCAGGCCAAGTATTCCAGTTCCTGCCCTCTTCGGTGGCGTGGTGGGCCGGCAGCCAAACCTGGCTGTTCGAGGAGTACAATGAGCTCTCCGGCTATGCAGGGCTCATCGGCTTTCCTGAGGACCCTTTCGGCCGGCGCATCATAGAGCCGGCCGCAATCAATCCCGATCGACGGCACAGCCTCGCCTTGAGCGCTGCGCTCCTGGCCGATGGCTGGCTGATGCCGATGGGCTTCGAGTTCGAAATGGAAGCCCCCTTCATCGAGGCCAGAAAAGAGGATTTTGAAGAAGCTTCCTCCCACAGGACGGACGGGCTTCAGGATCAGATCCGGTCGATCAATCGCGCCCTGTCAGCTCGTTCCTTGGTCGGGCAAAGATCGCTGCGACCACTTGAGCTGAGTGATAATTTCGCGGCGATCATTCGCCTTGAGAAGGCGCATCCCCGTGAGCTTGTGCTGCTGAACAGGGATCCGATCAACGCGAGCAAATTGGAAATCGAAAGGCTTGCCGCGAAGGTCGAAGCTCAGCCGAAGGATGCGACCTACGACAGCCATTTGCCGGCTGCTTCAGGCATGGTGGCCGCGCTCGCCGCGGCTACGGCAGTTCGTAACGGCGCTGTCGCTCCGCCGCAGAAACGTGTGCAACTCTTTACTGATCGACTGGCCATCGAAGCTGTCGCACCAGCGGTCGACAATGGCCGCTTTGCGGTCAAGCGCACGGTCGGCGACCTCGTCACGGTCGAGGCGGACATCTTCAGCGACGGCCATGACGTCCTCGCTGCGGAGCTGCGCTGGCGCGCCGCCGACGAGACACAGTGGTCTCGCGCGCCGATGGGCTTTCTCGTCAACGACCGCTGGCGCGGGGAATTTCCGCTGCTTCGCACCGGCCGCCACGTCTTCGCGATCGAGGCCTGGTGGAGCGAGTTCGGCACGTTCAGGCGCGACCTTGCAAAGAAGCATGAGGCAGGCGTGGAGATCGCCCTCGAACTGAGGGAAGGCCGGCTGACCCTCGAAAAATTCGCCGCGGCGGCATCGCAGTCCGACAGGTCGATCATCGAGCGGCACCTGGAGCGCCTCGACGAGCCTGACAATGATCAGGTCGCCATCTTGCTGTCCAACGAACTCAGTGGCGCGATGGTGCGCGCCGATCCGCGTCCGCATGCCATTGGCTCGGAGCTCTATCCGGTCGATGCCGATCGCCAGGCAGCGTCGTTCTCAAGCTGGTACGAGCTGTTCCCACGCTCGATCACTGACGACGCTTCGCGTCACGGCACGTTCCGCGATGTCATCGGCCGCCTGCCGGCGGTCAAGGCGATGGGCTTCGACGTTCTCTACTTTCCGCCGATCCATCCGATCGGCAAGACAAACCGCAAGGGCCGCAACAACACCTTGACCCCGGCCCCGGACGATCCCGGCAGTCCCTATGCCATTGGCTCGCCGGAGGGCGGCCATGACGCGATCCACCCGGAACTCGGAACGCCCGAGGATTTTCGTGCGCTGGTTGAGGCGGCGGCCCAACACGGTATCGAACTAGCGCTCGATTTCGCCATTCAGTGCTCCCCTGATCACCCCTGGCTCGGCGAACATCCCGACTGGTTCCAGTGGCGACCCGACGGATCGATGCGCTACGCCGAGAACCCGCCGAAGAAGTACCAGGACATCGTCAACGTCGACTTCTATGCTCCCGGAGCGATCCCGGGGCTGTGGCTCGCCCTGCGCGATGTCGTTCGGCATTGGGTCGATCAGGGCGTCCGGATCTTCCGGGTCGACAATCCCCACACCAAGCCCTTCCCGTTCTGGGAGTGGCTGATCGCCGACATTCGCGCGCAGGATCCGGGGGTCATCTTCCTGTCCGAGGCTTTTACCCGGCCCAAGGTGATGTACCGGCTCGGCAAAGTCGGCTTCACCCAGTCCTATACATATTTCACCTGGCGTAACAGCAAGGCTGAGCTGACGGAGTACTTGACGCAGCTTAACGAAGCGCCGGTGCGCGACCTGTTCCGACCGCACCTTTTCGTCAACACTCCCGACATCAATCCTGTATTTCTGCAGCGCTCCGGCCGACCGGGTTTCCTCATCCGGGCGGCATTGGCCGCGACGCTGTCAGGCTTGTGGGGCATTTACTCGGGCTTTGAGCTTTGTGAAGGGACGGCGATCCCCGGCAAAGAAGAGTATCTCGACAGCGAGAAATACGAAATCAAGCCGCGGGACTGGCAGGCGCCCGGCAACATCATAGCGGAGATCACGCGGCTCAATCAGCTGCGGCAGAGCTTTCCGGCGCTGCAGAGCCATCTCGGCCTGACCTTTTACAGCGCGTCCGATGACAACATTCTCTACTTCGGCAAGCGGGTCGGCGCCTCGCCCGAGATCATTCTGATTGCGATCAATCTCGATCCGTTCGGTGTCCATGACGCATCGATCGAGGTGCCGCTCTGGGAATTCGGCCTGCCCGACCACGGCGTCGTCGCCGTTGAGGACCTGATGCTCGGAGCGCGCTTTGACTGGCACGGCAAGCGGCACACGATCCGGCTCGATCCGCAGGCCACGCCGTTTGCAATCTGGCGCATCACGCCAGGGACCAGGGCCAAATGATGGACACAAGCCTCATCCGGAACGTCGCAGCCGACTCCGCTGATCCGCAATGGTACAAGGACGCGATCGTTTATCAGTTGCACGTCAAGTCGTTCTTTGACGCCAATGGCGATGGCATCGGCGATTTCGCCGGAGTTATGGCGAAGCTCGACTATATCGTCGAGCTCGGCGTCACTGCGATCTGGCTGCTGCCATTTTATCCGTCGCCTCGCCTCGACGATGGCTACGACATCGCCGAGTACAAAGCCGTCCATCCGGACTACGGCACGGCGGCAGACGTCAGGCGTTTCATCAGGGCCGCCCATGAGCGGGGCCTGCGCGTCATCACCGAGCTGGTCATCAATCACACCTCGGACCAACATCCCTGGTTTCAGCGGGCCCGGCTTTCCAAGCCCGGCTCGGCGCATCGAAGCTTTTATGTCTGGTCCGACGACGACAAGCTTTATTCCGGCACGCGCATCATTTTTCTCGACACCGAGCGCTCGAACTGGACCTGGGACCCGGTTGCGAAGGCCTATTTCTGGCATCGCTTCTACTCACACCAGCCGGATCTGAACTTCGATAACCCGGCCGTCCTCAAAGCGGTGTTGGGGGTGATGAAATTCTGGCTCGAGCTCGGCGTCGACGGCCTGCGCCTCGATGCCGTCCCCTATCTGATCGAGCGTGACGGCACCTCGAACGAGAACCTGCCGGAGACTCACGACATCCTGCGCAAGATCAGGGCCGAACTGGATGCCACGTTTCCGAACCGGATGCTGCTGGCCGAGGCCAATATGTGGCCGGAGGATACGCAGGCCTATTTCGGCGCCGGCGACGAATGCCACATGGCGTTCCATTTCCCGCTGATGCCGCGAATGTACATGGCCATTGCGCAGGAGGACAGGTTTCCAATCACCGACATCATGCGGCAAACCCCCGACATTCCGGACAATTGCCAATGGGCGATCTTCCTCCGCAATCATGACGAGCTGACACTCGAAATGGTGACGGACAAGGAGCGCGACTATCTCTGGAATTTCTACGCATCCGACAGGCGTGCTCGCATCAATCTCGGTATCAGGCGACGGCTAGCGCCGCTGCTCGAGCGTGATCGGCGCCGCGTCGAGCTGATGACCAATCTTCTCTTGTCGATGCCGGGCACGCCGGTGCTCTATTATGGTGACGAGCTCGGCATGGGCGACAACATCTTCCTCGGCGATCGCGATGGCGTGCGCACGCCGATGCAATGGTCGCCGGACCGGAACGGCGGCTTCTCGCTCGCCGACCCGGCAAGCCTCGTGCTGCCGCCGATCATGGACCCGCTCTATGGCTTCGCCGCCGTCAATGTCGAGGCGCAAACCCGGGATCGTCACTCCCTGCTGAACTGGACCAAGCGCATGCTGGCTGTTCGCAAGGAGCACAAGGCGTTTGGGCGCGGGACGTTGCGCTTCCTCTACCCGAAGAACCGAAAGGCCTTCGCCTATCTACGTGAATATGACGGCGAGACGATACTATGTGTCTCTAATCTGTCGCGCTCGTCGCAGGCTTTCGAGCTCGACCTATCGGAATTCGCCGGTCGCCATCCGGTCGAGATGCTCGGCAATTCGGTCTTTCCCGCCATCGGACAGCTCACTTATTTGCTGACGCTGCCGCCCTACAGCTTTTACTGGTTCCTCCTGGTCGAGGGTGCGCAGGCTCCCTCCTGGCACGCGCAGGCGCCGGAGCCGATGCCCGACTTTACCACATTCGTTCTGCGCGGCGGTCCCGACGAGATGATCACACCGCAACACCGGCGCGAGTTTGAGGCCACTATCCTACCGCCCTATCTCGCCAAGCGGCGCTGGTTTGCCGCCAAGGATCAGAAACTCGAGATCGCGCGCGTGGCGCTGACGGCGCGCATCGGTCCCAATCGCGAAATGGCGCTCGTGGCGGTCGAGGCGGTGCATGGCGGCGGCGCCGAACGCTATTTGCTGCCGCTCGGCATCAACTGG
This window encodes:
- a CDS encoding alpha-1,4-glucan--maltose-1-phosphate maltosyltransferase, giving the protein MQNDSAQTPRIYYLHPTLGGGPETWQRHLERVQALGFTHVLLAWPFSASDNLFLTHDIESIAGLPASHVLAEFAAQSRALGLRLWIDLAIERADGNGPLVAEQETWWGRAQATSLDPRTIHRQHERVARFGDDAARPRLISFWQERLLRWQEAGIDGVRCHGAVDLALEIWRDILLPAKERQPSFGAFGWMPGRQRQALIHAGQVFQFLPSSVAWWAGSQTWLFEEYNELSGYAGLIGFPEDPFGRRIIEPAAINPDRRHSLALSAALLADGWLMPMGFEFEMEAPFIEARKEDFEEASSHRTDGLQDQIRSINRALSARSLVGQRSLRPLELSDNFAAIIRLEKAHPRELVLLNRDPINASKLEIERLAAKVEAQPKDATYDSHLPAASGMVAALAAATAVRNGAVAPPQKRVQLFTDRLAIEAVAPAVDNGRFAVKRTVGDLVTVEADIFSDGHDVLAAELRWRAADETQWSRAPMGFLVNDRWRGEFPLLRTGRHVFAIEAWWSEFGTFRRDLAKKHEAGVEIALELREGRLTLEKFAAAASQSDRSIIERHLERLDEPDNDQVAILLSNELSGAMVRADPRPHAIGSELYPVDADRQAASFSSWYELFPRSITDDASRHGTFRDVIGRLPAVKAMGFDVLYFPPIHPIGKTNRKGRNNTLTPAPDDPGSPYAIGSPEGGHDAIHPELGTPEDFRALVEAAAQHGIELALDFAIQCSPDHPWLGEHPDWFQWRPDGSMRYAENPPKKYQDIVNVDFYAPGAIPGLWLALRDVVRHWVDQGVRIFRVDNPHTKPFPFWEWLIADIRAQDPGVIFLSEAFTRPKVMYRLGKVGFTQSYTYFTWRNSKAELTEYLTQLNEAPVRDLFRPHLFVNTPDINPVFLQRSGRPGFLIRAALAATLSGLWGIYSGFELCEGTAIPGKEEYLDSEKYEIKPRDWQAPGNIIAEITRLNQLRQSFPALQSHLGLTFYSASDDNILYFGKRVGASPEIILIAINLDPFGVHDASIEVPLWEFGLPDHGVVAVEDLMLGARFDWHGKRHTIRLDPQATPFAIWRITPGTRAK
- the treS gene encoding maltose alpha-D-glucosyltransferase, which encodes MDTSLIRNVAADSADPQWYKDAIVYQLHVKSFFDANGDGIGDFAGVMAKLDYIVELGVTAIWLLPFYPSPRLDDGYDIAEYKAVHPDYGTAADVRRFIRAAHERGLRVITELVINHTSDQHPWFQRARLSKPGSAHRSFYVWSDDDKLYSGTRIIFLDTERSNWTWDPVAKAYFWHRFYSHQPDLNFDNPAVLKAVLGVMKFWLELGVDGLRLDAVPYLIERDGTSNENLPETHDILRKIRAELDATFPNRMLLAEANMWPEDTQAYFGAGDECHMAFHFPLMPRMYMAIAQEDRFPITDIMRQTPDIPDNCQWAIFLRNHDELTLEMVTDKERDYLWNFYASDRRARINLGIRRRLAPLLERDRRRVELMTNLLLSMPGTPVLYYGDELGMGDNIFLGDRDGVRTPMQWSPDRNGGFSLADPASLVLPPIMDPLYGFAAVNVEAQTRDRHSLLNWTKRMLAVRKEHKAFGRGTLRFLYPKNRKAFAYLREYDGETILCVSNLSRSSQAFELDLSEFAGRHPVEMLGNSVFPAIGQLTYLLTLPPYSFYWFLLVEGAQAPSWHAQAPEPMPDFTTFVLRGGPDEMITPQHRREFEATILPPYLAKRRWFAAKDQKLEIARVALTARIGPNREMALVAVEAVHGGGAERYLLPLGINWDDELTTALPQQLALARVRRGRRTGYLTDAFALPGFIHELLALLKAGAEVRSATGMVSFRPTSAFDSIDILPEDPVRWLSAEQSNSSVVVDHKVMLKLFRKLAPGQHPEAEMMRALTERGFANAPAQLGEIVHISEDGEEEVLGVVQAFIPGEGDAWDWTASYLGRVIDELSREGADLADLLSTFERFAQLLGQRLGEMHVALSQPTDDAAFAPAVADDAHIERWTERVGGRVHAACDNLARHRDRLGEAERALVDRVLRRRKALLTLVNRLCKAGKGSLLHRIHGDFHLGQALVASGDVMIIDFEGEPSQPLAQRRAKDSGWRDVAGILRSLDYALAAAHRNPAAASHDGAYATLAAAFSERMPRALLLAYSEVIAEQPVQRSRDQAGDAALLDLFMVEKAAYEINYEVSNRPDWLGVPLGGLTDLMDRLLSGEAADD